The following are encoded together in the Pleurocapsa sp. FMAR1 genome:
- a CDS encoding indolepyruvate ferredoxin oxidoreductase subunit alpha, producing MSHTIVTEICEGVADCVDACPVACIHDGPGKNSQGSDWYWIDFATCIDCGICLQVCPIEGAILPEERPELQKTPQ from the coding sequence TTGTCTCATACTATAGTTACAGAAATTTGCGAAGGGGTTGCTGATTGCGTTGACGCTTGCCCTGTTGCCTGTATTCACGATGGTCCTGGCAAAAATAGCCAAGGATCGGACTGGTATTGGATAGATTTTGCCACCTGTATCGACTGTGGTATCTGTTTACAAGTCTGTCCCATTGAGGGTGCAATACTGCCTGAAGAACGACCAGAACTCCAAAAAACACCGCAGTAA
- a CDS encoding precorrin-8X methylmutase yields the protein MNPHFTEASSLAAIDRQVNGNNQNISPAQYEIIRQVIYHTADFEYISLLKFSEDALSKGAASLKVSTPIVVDVPEIQVSIVPELQKTFYNPVYCCATINSETRNDKSQIASGLEALARQHPQGIFIIGQSEIALTTLINLIESKTINPSLAIATAPVFTKPERKKFSGSSFPRIYVDGSKGSATVASAILNSLVDLTWRAYGQDK from the coding sequence ATGAATCCACATTTTACAGAAGCTTCTTCTTTGGCAGCCATCGATCGCCAAGTTAACGGTAATAACCAAAATATTTCACCTGCTCAATATGAAATAATTCGTCAGGTTATTTACCACACGGCTGATTTTGAGTATATTTCCTTATTGAAGTTTTCTGAAGATGCACTATCAAAAGGGGCAGCATCATTAAAAGTTTCTACTCCAATTGTGGTGGATGTTCCAGAGATTCAAGTTAGTATTGTTCCTGAGCTACAGAAAACTTTTTATAATCCTGTTTATTGCTGTGCCACTATCAACAGCGAAACTCGAAATGATAAAAGCCAAATTGCTTCTGGATTAGAAGCATTAGCTAGACAACATCCCCAGGGTATTTTTATCATCGGACAAAGTGAAATTGCTTTGACAACCTTAATAAATTTGATCGAGAGTAAAACAATTAATCCTAGTTTAGCGATCGCAACTGCGCCAGTATTTACTAAACCAGAGAGGAAAAAGTTCTCAGGCTCTTCTTTTCCTCGTATTTACGTTGATGGTTCTAAAGGTAGTGCTACAGTAGCTTCAGCAATTTTAAATAGCTTAGTCGATCTGACTTGGCGGGCATATGGGCAGGATAAGTAG
- a CDS encoding DUF29 family protein — translation MEELTELRNNIITGKYSDALTIIDELEEISRRDVIRKIESYLVRLIAHLIKNQLEEKLTNSWIASIRDSIRQIRKLNLMSKNSYYIKKQDWQQYLEEALEAAIDDAAIEVFGGTLKPSTVSARVNQEQISAIVLDLLELTYDVSGKQLSEKVNTLLQKLPGGEKL, via the coding sequence ATGGAAGAGTTAACCGAATTGAGAAATAACATCATTACAGGTAAATACAGTGATGCGTTAACAATAATCGATGAACTTGAAGAAATAAGCAGACGAGATGTAATTAGAAAAATAGAGTCTTACTTAGTACGTCTAATTGCTCATTTAATTAAGAATCAGTTGGAAGAAAAGTTGACTAATTCTTGGATTGCCTCAATTCGCGACTCAATTAGACAAATAAGAAAGCTCAATCTAATGAGCAAAAACTCTTACTACATCAAGAAACAAGATTGGCAGCAATATTTAGAAGAGGCACTAGAGGCAGCTATTGACGATGCAGCTATTGAGGTTTTTGGCGGTACATTAAAGCCTTCAACAGTCTCAGCTAGGGTGAATCAAGAACAAATCTCAGCAATCGTACTTGACTTACTTGAATTGACTTATGATGTGTCGGGAAAACAGTTGTCGGAAAAAGTGAATACTTTGCTACAAAAGCTTCCAGGGGGAGAAAAACTATAA
- a CDS encoding S66 peptidase family protein encodes METSPKSLIKSCQLPPLLKPGDLVMAIAPSGALKTTDALAKGIEIWQQRGYRVELGSNYQSYSGYLAGSDRQRREDLKAAWHNPECKAILCIRGGYGGARLLEDWSWQQSQSKIKWLIGFSDVTTLLWSLATVGISGLHAPVLTSLASEPEWAIARMFDYLETGQLDELQGKGYVGGKALGRLLPANLTVATHLLQTPLQPDFAGAILALEDVTEYPYRIDRMLTQWRMMGVLKKIGGIALGRFSRCEPYPGASSWTVEEVLRDRLGDLNIPLIYDLPFGHDGANAALPVGQPVEIDGDTGVLSWKINSAEISDTK; translated from the coding sequence ATGGAAACATCACCAAAGTCATTGATTAAATCCTGTCAGCTACCACCCTTACTTAAGCCTGGAGATTTAGTTATGGCGATCGCGCCTTCTGGTGCGCTAAAAACAACCGATGCTTTAGCCAAAGGTATCGAAATCTGGCAACAGCGCGGTTATCGAGTAGAATTAGGCAGCAATTATCAATCTTATTCTGGTTATTTAGCAGGAAGCGATCGCCAACGTCGAGAAGATTTAAAAGCAGCTTGGCATAATCCTGAATGTAAAGCCATTCTTTGTATAAGAGGTGGCTATGGTGGGGCAAGATTATTAGAAGATTGGAGTTGGCAACAATCACAATCAAAAATTAAGTGGCTGATTGGATTTTCCGACGTTACTACCCTGTTATGGAGTTTAGCTACAGTAGGTATTTCTGGTCTTCATGCACCAGTACTGACAAGTTTGGCAAGCGAACCAGAATGGGCGATCGCTAGGATGTTTGATTATCTAGAAACAGGTCAGCTTGATGAGTTACAGGGCAAAGGATATGTGGGAGGCAAGGCTTTAGGCAGATTACTGCCAGCAAATTTAACCGTAGCCACCCATCTACTTCAAACGCCTCTTCAGCCAGACTTTGCTGGGGCTATATTAGCCTTGGAAGATGTTACTGAGTATCCTTATCGTATTGATAGAATGTTAACCCAATGGCGCATGATGGGAGTGCTAAAGAAAATTGGCGGCATTGCTTTAGGTCGCTTTAGCCGTTGTGAACCTTATCCAGGGGCTAGTAGTTGGACAGTTGAAGAAGTATTGCGCGATCGCCTGGGAGACTTAAATATTCCTTTGATTTATGATTTGCCGTTTGGACATGATGGGGCAAATGCAGCCTTGCCAGTAGGACAGCCTGTCGAAATAGATGGCGATACGGGTGTCTTAAGCTGGAAAATAAATTCGGCTGAAATTTCCGACACAAAATAA
- the hemE gene encoding uroporphyrinogen decarboxylase, with translation MSEVNETPLLLRAARGEVLERPPVWMMRQAGRYMKAYRDIREKYPSFRDRSEIPEVAIEISLQPWKAFQPDGVIMFSDIVTPLPGLGIDMDIAEGKGPIITSPIRSQKQIDELHPLQPEESLPFIKTILESLRSEVGNKSTVLGFVGAPWTLAAYTVEGKGSKTYSNIKGMAFSDPTILHQLLSKLADAIATYICYQIDCGAQAVQMFDSWAGQLCPQDYEIFALPYQQQVFRKVKETHPDTPLILLVSGSAGLLERMTNSGADIISVDWTVDMAEARQRLGKDMKVQGNIDPGVLYGSHDLIRDRILDTIRKAGNQGHILNLGHGVLVGTPEDNVRHFFETAKQADQLLTHA, from the coding sequence ATGAGCGAAGTAAATGAAACGCCATTGTTGTTAAGGGCAGCCCGTGGCGAAGTATTAGAACGTCCGCCTGTATGGATGATGCGTCAGGCGGGTAGATATATGAAAGCATATCGAGATATTAGAGAAAAATATCCCAGCTTTCGCGATCGCTCAGAAATTCCTGAAGTAGCCATTGAAATTTCTTTACAACCTTGGAAAGCTTTTCAGCCTGACGGGGTAATTATGTTTTCAGATATTGTTACTCCTTTGCCAGGCTTAGGGATCGATATGGATATTGCTGAAGGCAAAGGTCCAATTATAACTTCGCCGATTCGTAGCCAGAAACAGATAGATGAGCTACATCCTTTGCAGCCAGAAGAATCGTTACCTTTTATCAAAACTATCCTAGAAAGTTTGCGCTCTGAAGTAGGTAACAAATCCACTGTACTTGGCTTTGTTGGCGCGCCCTGGACGCTGGCTGCCTATACCGTAGAAGGGAAAGGTTCTAAAACATACTCCAACATTAAGGGGATGGCGTTTTCCGACCCGACTATTTTGCATCAACTATTGAGCAAGCTGGCTGATGCGATCGCTACTTATATCTGCTATCAAATTGACTGTGGCGCCCAGGCAGTACAAATGTTTGACTCTTGGGCTGGTCAACTATGTCCTCAAGACTATGAAATCTTTGCGCTGCCTTATCAACAGCAGGTATTTCGTAAGGTGAAAGAAACTCATCCTGACACCCCTTTGATTCTTTTAGTCAGCGGTAGTGCTGGTTTATTAGAGCGCATGACCAATTCTGGTGCAGATATCATTAGCGTTGACTGGACAGTAGATATGGCAGAAGCCAGACAAAGACTAGGAAAAGATATGAAGGTGCAGGGCAATATTGACCCTGGGGTGCTATATGGTTCTCACGATCTGATTCGCGATCGCATTTTAGACACTATCCGTAAAGCAGGCAACCAAGGACACATTCTAAATTTGGGACATGGTGTACTAGTTGGCACACCTGAAGATAATGTGCGTCATTTCTTTGAAACAGCTAAACAAGCAGATCAATTACTAACTCATGCTTAG
- a CDS encoding phosphotransferase, with translation MGVFPAIYSTLSPEALIEEVLARYELGAVERCLFWNRGLSDIYLIDAKNQSYILKISHHHWRSQSEIQFELEFLDFLHEQEIPVANPLKTTDGKLFVTIHAVEGDRYAALFPYAPGEVPQGDLNLAQSQILGQTLGKIHQTSLHFHNSTPRQPLDIKYLLNDSLAVISPYLRHRVSDLHYLNKAIYKIKQQLTCLEQVPPLWSVCWGDPHSGNVHFTADNQITLFDFDQCGYGWRVFDLAKFLQVSLNAGINCQVRDAFFKGYQSVQELTDAEMFSLQALTQMAHIWNWAISINAAAIHNWSRLDDFYTNKRLHQLKRLGSGEWQLF, from the coding sequence ATGGGTGTTTTTCCAGCTATCTACTCTACTCTTTCTCCTGAAGCTTTGATAGAGGAAGTGCTAGCTAGATATGAGTTAGGAGCGGTTGAGCGGTGTTTATTTTGGAATCGTGGTTTAAGCGATATCTATTTGATAGACGCTAAAAATCAATCCTATATCCTCAAAATTTCTCACCATCATTGGCGTTCTCAGTCTGAAATTCAATTTGAGCTTGAGTTTCTTGATTTTCTCCATGAGCAGGAAATTCCTGTTGCTAATCCTTTGAAGACTACAGATGGCAAGCTCTTTGTTACTATTCATGCCGTTGAAGGCGATCGCTATGCGGCTCTTTTTCCCTACGCTCCAGGAGAAGTGCCTCAAGGAGATCTAAATTTAGCTCAAAGCCAAATCTTAGGTCAAACTTTAGGCAAAATACATCAAACATCTTTACACTTTCATAACTCGACTCCTCGTCAGCCTCTAGATATTAAATATTTGCTGAATGATTCACTAGCTGTAATAAGCCCTTACTTACGTCATAGAGTAAGCGATTTGCATTACTTAAACAAGGCGATCTATAAAATTAAACAACAGTTGACTTGTCTTGAACAAGTGCCACCTCTTTGGAGCGTTTGCTGGGGCGATCCTCATAGTGGCAACGTTCATTTTACTGCGGACAATCAGATAACTCTATTTGATTTCGATCAGTGTGGTTATGGGTGGCGAGTCTTCGATCTGGCTAAATTTTTACAGGTTTCTCTAAATGCGGGCATCAATTGCCAGGTAAGAGATGCCTTTTTTAAGGGATACCAGTCAGTGCAAGAGCTTACTGATGCAGAAATGTTTTCTTTGCAAGCTTTGACTCAAATGGCTCATATATGGAATTGGGCAATCAGTATTAATGCTGCTGCAATTCATAATTGGTCTAGACTAGATGATTTCTATACGAATAAACGTCTGCATCAGTTAAAAAGATTGGGTAGTGGCGAATGGCAATTGTTCTAA
- the katG gene encoding catalase/peroxidase HPI encodes MNNDPSTASEQCPFRGTRIGGALGSKPQTDDWWPNRLQVELLHQNSPQANPLQDFDGKEAFKKIDFKQLKSDIKALLTDSKEWWPADYGNYGPQMVRMAWHAAGTYRIADGRGGAARGMQRFAPINSWWDNGNTDKSRRLLWPIKQKYGAALSWADLMVLTGNCALEIMGLKTFGFGGGRIDAWEADRSTYWGSEFWNGKPIEEVKELVHAGHPDQMVTREIRWVGKPDEEYYDLENPLAASHQALIYVNPEGPNGEGDPHGSARDIRETFARMAMNDEETVALIAGGHAFGKSHGMVSSDKIGPAPEGAPIQAMGMGWQNPEGTGFAEYTMTNGIEGSWTPNPTQWDNNYLINLFKYDWKQTKSPSGAVQWTPSNLDAPKTPDAHKPGVEHALMMMTSDIALKVDSAYNEVCQRFLNDFDYFGDAFSRAWYKLTHRDMGPKTRYLGPEVAAEDLPWQDPIPALDHDVVDDADIKSLKDKILASGLSVSAFVSAAWASASNYRDSDKRGGANGARVGLDPQKDWKVNRPQELGEVLSTLEQIQADFNGAQSGSKKVSMADLIILGGCAAIEKAAQDAGLSVAVPFTPGRMDTTQELTDVESFEWLKPVSDGFRNYHNEAVGYKVKAERIFLDRAQLLTLTAPEWTVLVGGLRALDQNWDHSKHGIFTDRPGVLTNDFFRVLTSMDYEWKPIDNREMLFDICDRQTGETKFTATRCDLIFGSNAELRQVAEVYGADDGHELMVKDFVAAWNKVMMLDRFDVRG; translated from the coding sequence ATGAATAATGACCCTTCCACCGCTTCTGAACAATGTCCCTTCCGTGGAACCCGCATTGGCGGTGCGCTAGGCTCCAAGCCGCAAACTGATGATTGGTGGCCGAACCGACTTCAGGTCGAGCTGCTTCACCAAAATTCGCCCCAAGCCAACCCGCTGCAAGATTTTGATGGCAAGGAAGCCTTCAAGAAGATTGACTTCAAACAGCTAAAGAGCGACATTAAAGCGTTGCTAACCGATTCAAAGGAATGGTGGCCAGCCGACTATGGCAACTATGGACCTCAGATGGTTCGCATGGCGTGGCACGCCGCAGGCACCTACCGAATCGCAGACGGTCGTGGTGGCGCAGCGCGGGGTATGCAGCGTTTCGCACCTATTAATTCCTGGTGGGATAACGGCAACACCGATAAATCACGACGGTTGCTTTGGCCCATCAAGCAGAAATACGGTGCGGCACTAAGCTGGGCTGATTTAATGGTTCTAACTGGCAACTGCGCGCTTGAGATCATGGGTCTGAAGACCTTCGGCTTTGGCGGCGGTCGCATTGATGCTTGGGAAGCAGATCGCTCTACCTACTGGGGATCCGAGTTCTGGAACGGCAAGCCGATTGAAGAAGTTAAAGAACTGGTACATGCTGGTCATCCCGATCAGATGGTCACTCGCGAGATTCGCTGGGTTGGAAAGCCCGACGAAGAATACTACGACCTCGAGAACCCTCTAGCGGCCTCGCACCAAGCACTAATTTACGTCAATCCAGAAGGACCAAACGGCGAAGGTGACCCTCACGGTTCGGCGCGAGATATTCGCGAGACGTTTGCGCGGATGGCTATGAATGACGAGGAAACGGTAGCGTTAATCGCAGGCGGTCATGCCTTTGGTAAAAGTCACGGCATGGTTTCGTCGGACAAGATCGGTCCAGCACCAGAAGGTGCGCCAATTCAGGCGATGGGCATGGGGTGGCAAAACCCCGAAGGCACTGGGTTTGCCGAATATACGATGACGAATGGGATTGAAGGATCGTGGACGCCAAACCCAACCCAGTGGGATAACAATTACCTGATAAATCTTTTTAAATACGACTGGAAACAGACAAAGAGTCCATCTGGTGCTGTTCAGTGGACGCCGAGCAATCTTGATGCGCCGAAGACGCCAGACGCTCACAAGCCAGGCGTTGAACACGCATTAATGATGATGACTTCGGACATTGCGCTAAAAGTCGATTCAGCCTACAACGAGGTCTGTCAGCGTTTTTTAAATGACTTTGATTACTTTGGCGATGCCTTCTCTCGCGCCTGGTATAAGCTGACCCATCGAGACATGGGACCAAAAACGCGCTATCTTGGCCCGGAAGTCGCAGCGGAAGATCTGCCCTGGCAAGATCCGATTCCGGCGCTCGACCACGACGTCGTTGACGACGCTGATATCAAGTCTCTTAAGGACAAGATTTTGGCGAGTGGGCTTTCTGTTTCGGCGTTCGTATCGGCTGCTTGGGCATCGGCATCGAACTACCGCGACTCCGACAAGCGTGGTGGTGCAAATGGGGCGCGCGTTGGCTTAGATCCTCAGAAAGACTGGAAGGTGAACCGCCCGCAGGAACTTGGCGAAGTTCTATCGACCCTCGAGCAAATTCAGGCGGACTTTAACGGCGCTCAGTCAGGCAGCAAAAAAGTCTCGATGGCGGATCTGATTATCCTTGGAGGCTGTGCTGCGATTGAGAAAGCCGCGCAAGACGCTGGGCTTTCTGTTGCTGTCCCCTTCACTCCGGGTCGGATGGATACAACTCAAGAGCTAACAGATGTTGAAAGCTTTGAATGGCTGAAGCCAGTCTCGGACGGCTTCAGAAATTATCACAATGAGGCCGTTGGCTATAAAGTAAAGGCGGAGCGTATCTTCCTCGATCGCGCGCAGCTCCTCACGCTGACCGCGCCTGAATGGACAGTTCTTGTCGGCGGACTTCGCGCTCTCGATCAGAATTGGGATCATTCAAAGCACGGTATCTTCACCGATCGCCCTGGTGTCTTGACCAACGATTTTTTCCGTGTCCTGACTAGCATGGACTACGAGTGGAAGCCGATTGACAATCGCGAGATGCTCTTTGACATCTGCGATCGCCAAACGGGCGAAACGAAGTTCACGGCGACACGCTGCGATCTCATCTTCGGTTCGAACGCGGAGCTTCGTCAAGTCGCTGAAGTCTATGGCGCTGATGACGGTCACGAGCTTATGGTCAAGGACTTCGTTGCAGCCTGGAACAAGGTGATGATGCTCGATCGCTTCGACGTTCGCGGTTAA
- a CDS encoding cyclase family protein, translating to MSKSNSWIDISLSIHPGMPYWPDNPPINIEPSQCLAHGDVCNVSKLTIGTHTGTHVDGINHFIKGGMGIDQMPLDATIGKARVIEIKDPQQIKVAEIEPHNIQAGERILFKTINSDRALKSDRFVEDFVHISTGAAQYLAEKKVRTVGVDYLSVGGYQGNVIEVHHALLGSGIWAIEGLDLSQVEPGEYELICLPIKLKDGDGGLARAILRPI from the coding sequence ATGAGCAAATCAAATAGCTGGATTGATATTTCTTTAAGCATTCATCCAGGAATGCCTTACTGGCCCGACAATCCGCCTATAAATATTGAACCTAGCCAATGTTTGGCTCATGGAGATGTATGCAATGTTTCTAAGCTGACGATTGGGACGCATACAGGAACGCACGTAGACGGTATTAATCACTTCATTAAAGGCGGGATGGGTATCGATCAAATGCCTCTGGACGCTACCATTGGTAAAGCCAGAGTGATTGAGATTAAAGATCCTCAACAAATTAAGGTAGCAGAAATCGAGCCTCACAATATTCAGGCGGGAGAAAGAATATTATTTAAAACTATAAATAGCGATCGCGCTCTCAAATCCGATCGATTTGTAGAAGACTTTGTGCATATCTCCACGGGCGCAGCACAATATTTAGCTGAGAAAAAAGTTCGCACTGTTGGAGTAGACTATCTTTCTGTTGGTGGCTATCAAGGTAATGTAATTGAGGTGCATCACGCTTTATTAGGTTCTGGTATCTGGGCAATTGAAGGGCTGGATTTATCTCAGGTAGAACCTGGAGAATATGAGCTTATTTGTTTACCTATTAAGCTAAAAGATGGGGATGGTGGTTTGGCTAGGGCAATCTTGCGACCCATATGA
- a CDS encoding DUF4079 domain-containing protein, which translates to MALEAIPDGIKTWSQFGHPILMWVLLGTSVYALYLGVQSSKIRSADKEVRKELVKKNFTQRHHRMGSILLAFMILGSLGAMAVTYINNGKLFVGPHLLTGLGMTGLIAVSASLVPYMQKGNSLARNTHVSLNIVLLGLFGWQAISGMQIVQKILDRMMS; encoded by the coding sequence ATGGCATTAGAAGCTATTCCTGATGGGATTAAAACCTGGTCGCAGTTCGGTCATCCTATACTAATGTGGGTGTTGTTGGGTACTAGTGTTTACGCTTTGTACTTAGGAGTTCAAAGTTCTAAAATTCGTAGTGCTGACAAAGAAGTTAGAAAAGAATTAGTCAAGAAAAACTTTACTCAACGACACCACAGAATGGGGTCGATTCTTCTGGCTTTCATGATTTTGGGCAGTTTAGGTGCTATGGCAGTCACCTATATCAATAATGGCAAACTGTTTGTTGGTCCTCATCTGCTAACAGGATTGGGTATGACTGGCTTGATTGCTGTGTCTGCATCACTAGTTCCCTATATGCAAAAGGGTAATAGTCTGGCTCGCAATACCCATGTTTCGCTTAATATTGTGCTGTTGGGATTATTTGGTTGGCAAGCCATTAGCGGAATGCAAATTGTCCAAAAGATTTTAGACCGTATGATGTCATAA
- a CDS encoding two pore domain potassium channel family protein produces the protein MSVLLLILGFALLAVTSSDVLLTTLTLKGGGFLTNRFSSWIWHWAIKLHKAKQNHKLLAGVGLLIIVGMAVSWFFLTWVSWSLVFCSFDNAVLTSSNKEPASTWGRIYFTIYTITTLGRGDYLAGGLVWHLFTGLAAANGFFLVTLSIAYFFPVVSALTEQRTLAVYISSLGGTADEILTKAWNGSDFGNLDQHLISLTPMIAEMGEKHLTYPILYYFHTSERSRCLPLSIAAFDEAMTLLQYALPANCKPDPAALSPARRASAAFLNTLKSAYLEPSNHEPASTPLELLRDRGIPTVSDRNFIEATSHINHRRRLLVALIKNDGWTWDAIASSLTTNRATNLDDETEMNDLVLH, from the coding sequence ATGTCAGTTTTGCTGTTAATTTTGGGTTTTGCTTTATTAGCAGTTACATCTTCAGATGTATTATTAACCACCCTTACTTTAAAGGGTGGTGGTTTTTTGACTAATCGCTTTTCTTCTTGGATATGGCATTGGGCAATTAAGCTGCACAAAGCTAAACAAAATCACAAGTTATTAGCAGGGGTTGGATTGCTAATAATTGTTGGTATGGCTGTTTCCTGGTTCTTCTTGACTTGGGTATCTTGGTCGCTAGTTTTTTGTTCTTTTGACAATGCTGTACTCACTTCCTCGAACAAAGAACCAGCAAGTACTTGGGGTAGGATTTATTTTACTATTTATACTATTACTACTTTGGGACGAGGGGACTACCTGGCTGGAGGTTTAGTCTGGCATCTTTTTACAGGTTTGGCAGCAGCTAACGGATTTTTCTTAGTAACTCTATCGATCGCCTATTTCTTCCCTGTAGTTTCGGCTTTGACTGAGCAAAGAACTTTAGCAGTTTACATTTCCTCTTTAGGAGGTACAGCAGATGAAATACTGACTAAAGCCTGGAATGGTAGTGATTTTGGAAATTTAGATCAACATCTGATTTCTCTTACGCCCATGATTGCTGAAATGGGAGAAAAACATCTAACCTACCCAATTTTATATTATTTTCACACCAGTGAGCGATCGCGCTGTCTTCCTTTGAGTATTGCAGCTTTTGATGAGGCGATGACCTTGTTGCAGTATGCTTTACCAGCCAATTGTAAACCAGATCCCGCAGCGTTAAGCCCTGCTCGTCGTGCTAGTGCAGCTTTCCTAAACACCCTAAAGTCGGCATATCTCGAACCCAGTAACCACGAACCTGCTTCAACTCCTCTAGAATTACTCCGAGATCGAGGTATTCCTACGGTGAGCGATCGCAATTTTATCGAAGCTACTAGCCATATCAATCATCGACGTAGATTACTGGTGGCTTTAATCAAAAATGATGGCTGGACTTGGGATGCTATAGCTTCTAGTCTTACAACCAATAGAGCTACAAACTTAGATGATGAAACCGAAATGAATGATTTAGTTTTACATTAA
- the dapB gene encoding 4-hydroxy-tetrahydrodipicolinate reductase: MTDKSPIPVVVNGALGQMGREVIKAISQAEDMMLVGAVDLNPDYFGQDIGEIIGVGALEVPILNDLQSVLVLATQEKVQGVMVDFTHPDSVYENTRSAIAYGVRPVVGTTGLTDKQLQDLTEFADKASTGALIIPNFSIGMVLLQQAAITASKYFDHVEIIELHHDRKADAPSGTAIKTAQMMGEMGKAYNPPKVESKETMAGARGGTAEGNIPIHSIRLPGLIAHQEVLFGAPGELYTLRHDTSDRSCYMPGVLLAIRKVTELASLVYGLEKIV, translated from the coding sequence ATGACAGATAAATCGCCGATTCCCGTAGTTGTTAATGGTGCTTTGGGTCAAATGGGCAGAGAGGTAATCAAAGCTATATCTCAGGCTGAGGACATGATGTTAGTCGGCGCAGTAGATCTCAATCCTGATTATTTTGGTCAAGATATAGGAGAAATCATTGGTGTTGGGGCGTTAGAAGTTCCTATTTTGAATGATTTGCAGAGTGTTTTGGTCTTAGCCACTCAAGAAAAAGTACAGGGGGTAATGGTAGACTTTACCCATCCCGATAGCGTTTATGAAAATACTCGCAGCGCGATCGCCTATGGAGTGCGTCCAGTTGTGGGGACTACAGGTTTAACGGATAAACAATTACAAGATCTCACCGAATTCGCCGACAAAGCCAGTACAGGCGCACTAATTATTCCTAATTTTTCGATTGGCATGGTGTTGCTTCAACAAGCAGCCATTACCGCCTCTAAATATTTTGACCACGTAGAAATTATTGAACTGCATCACGATCGCAAAGCCGATGCCCCTAGTGGTACAGCAATCAAAACCGCTCAAATGATGGGGGAAATGGGTAAAGCCTATAATCCCCCAAAAGTTGAATCAAAAGAGACTATGGCTGGTGCTAGAGGTGGCACAGCAGAAGGTAATATTCCCATTCACAGCATTCGTTTACCTGGCTTAATTGCTCATCAAGAGGTGTTATTTGGTGCGCCTGGTGAACTTTATACCCTACGTCATGATACCAGCGATCGCTCTTGCTATATGCCAGGGGTGTTACTTGCCATTCGCAAGGTGACTGAACTGGCTTCTTTGGTATATGGTTTAGAAAAAATAGTGTAG
- a CDS encoding phosphate ABC transporter permease translates to MLKPITREKMEQLIPLIATGEQYKYYWGKWSDVLNRLLISVVAVVVVLILGLLLGDQGQALVLLLGGAASIYWLWFPVYQASLRNSANRRFKYAGFWRGKVLDVFLTEELIGEEETVNKRGELVIIENRERWINLILGDKTGFEVAVQAPLQRIYKGIKPGETVELLLLSNQPDLGRINKISDAYIPRQNLWVGQYPYIQRDVFTEVSRQLGGVTPTRVDKRNRSRNIKRRDR, encoded by the coding sequence ATGCTTAAGCCTATAACCAGGGAAAAAATGGAACAGTTAATTCCCTTGATTGCTACAGGAGAACAATATAAATATTATTGGGGTAAATGGTCAGATGTCTTAAATCGGCTACTAATTTCGGTGGTGGCTGTAGTTGTAGTTTTGATTTTAGGCTTGCTATTGGGAGATCAGGGACAAGCCTTGGTTTTGCTATTGGGTGGTGCTGCTTCTATATATTGGTTATGGTTTCCTGTATATCAGGCAAGTTTGCGTAATTCTGCCAACCGACGCTTCAAATACGCTGGTTTTTGGCGTGGTAAAGTTCTAGATGTTTTTTTGACGGAGGAATTAATTGGTGAAGAGGAAACAGTTAACAAAAGAGGCGAACTAGTAATTATTGAAAATCGCGAACGCTGGATAAACCTGATCTTGGGGGATAAAACAGGGTTTGAAGTCGCAGTTCAAGCACCTTTACAGCGGATTTACAAAGGCATAAAACCTGGAGAAACAGTTGAGTTATTACTGCTGTCCAATCAGCCAGATTTAGGTCGTATCAATAAGATTTCTGATGCCTATATTCCTAGACAAAATCTTTGGGTAGGACAATATCCTTATATCCAAAGAGATGTTTTTACTGAGGTTAGCCGTCAGTTGGGCGGTGTAACTCCCACAAGAGTAGATAAAAGAAACCGCAGTCGCAATATTAAACGTCGCGATCGCTAA